Part of the Methanobrevibacter sp. TMH8 genome, TGTTCCAACTAGTTTATTGTTCAATTGGGAAAAAGAAATAGAGATGTTTACTCCTAATTTAAAGTCATTTATTTATCATGGGCAAAATAGAAGATTTCCTGAATATGATTATGATATTATTTTAACTTCATATGGAGTTTTAAGACGTGATTTAGAAATTTTTAAAAATGAAAATTGGTTTTTAAATGTAATTGATGAAGCTCAAAATATTAAAAATCCTAATGCAAAGCAAACAAAAGCTATAAAATCTGTTAGATCAAAGCATAAAATAGCTTTAACTGGTACTCCTGTTGAAAATAGATTACTTGAATATTGGAGTATTTTTGATTTTACAAATAAAGGTTATCTATATTCTTCAAAAAAATTTAAACGAAAATATATAAATCCAATTGAAAAAGGTAGAGATAAAGAAATCTTAAATAATTTCAAAGAAATTACAAGTCCATTTATTTTAAGAAGATTGAAAAATGATAAAAAAATAATAAATGATCTTCCAGATAAAAATATTAATGATATTTATTGTAATTTAACTTTAGAACAAGCTGCATTATATCAAAAAACTTTAGATTTATCCCTAAAAGAAATTTCTTATGAACATGGAATAGGTCGAAAGGGTTTAATTTTTAGATTAATTAATTCTCTAAAACAAATTTGTAATCATCCATCACAATTTAATAAAAGTAAAATAGTTAAAGCAAGTGATTCTGGGAAAATGGAAACCTTAATTGAAATTCTTAAAAATATTAATGAAGTAGGTGAGAAAACTTTGATTTTTACCCAATATGTCCAAATGGGTAAGATAATGAAAAAAGTTTTAGAAGAGAAATTCAATGAGGAAATATTATTTTTACATGGTTCCTTATCAAGAGAAGAACGGAATGATATGATTAATGAATTTCAAAATAATCCTAAAAAGAAGATTTTTATTTTATCTTTAAAAGTAGGGGGAATAGGATTAAATTTAACAGCTGCTCAAAATGTTATACATTATGATTTATGGTGGAATCCTGCTGTTGAAAATCAAGCTACTGATAGAGTTTATAGAATAGGGCAAAAAGAAAATATAATGGTTTATAGATTAATTACTTCAGGAACATTCGAAGAACAGATTAATGAATTACTTAAGAAAAAAGAAGAGCTATTTGAAATGACTATTAGTAGTGGAGAGAAATTTTTAACTGAAATGACAAACAATGAACTAAAAGATATGTTTACTTTAAGATAATTTTCAGTGAAATAAAAAAATAGAAAATAGAAAAAAGAAAAAAATGAAAAATAAGAAAAAAAATGAATAATAAAAAATAATTATTATTCTACTAATTCAGCAAATCCAAGGTTTCTTTTAGTTGCAGTAACTTTTATTTTAACTTCCTGACCTTTTTTAGCACCAGGGACAAAAAGAATGTATCCTTCTACTTTAGCTATCCCATCGCCAGATTTACCAGTATCTTCTATTTTGACATCATATTCTTCTCCAACATTCACAGGAGCACTATTATAACTATTATTCCGATTATTTCTTTCAAACATTGTAAAAACACTTCCATTTTAATAATATATATTTAGCAAAAAATTAGTTAATAAAAAAAAGATTATTGAAATATCTCTTCAAAAAAAAATCAGCGCAAAAAATACTAAAAAATTATAGTAATTCATATACAATGTTAACTTTGAGAAAAAAATAATAAACCTATTAAATACCATTCTAAAAATTGCAATTATTAATTATATCTTTCAAAGTATATATAATAATCTTTTTTATTTTTTAAAATTACAAATAAATTTTATATATCCATCATCAACATTAAAAATCTTACAATTACAAAATAATTTTTCATCACAAATAATATTAAATTTCAAACCATGCTGATGGATTTCATTTATTTCTTCTCTTGTAAGCCCAACACTGTGCAAAATTCCAGTAAATTCCAAGTTTTTAGAATCTGAAACATCGCTCAATAATGCATCAACTTTTTTACCACTTCTTTCCATTATTAAACTAACAGCTTTCAACATATCAAATCATCACTTATACTAGTATGTATTAAGATGATAATAAAACCCTCTTATTAACCATGAAAAATTTAAAATCTCAAAAAATTATCTTAAAAATAAAATTAAACACCGATTCTATGACTAATTTATACTTTAACCTCAAAATCAAAGGTTTAAATCCCTCCAATTCCATCTAATATTTTAAGAGAAAGAAATAAGAATATAATCATATAAATAGCAAATAATAAAAAACATATTTATTAATTTTTTTAAAAGAAATTATTAGAAAATAAACTATAAAGTAATTAATATATTATTAATAATTTAAAATAAAAAAATAGAAAATAAAAAATAAAAGAATAAAGAATAAAAAATAAAAATAAAATAAAAAAATTAAAAATCCTTTAAAATTACTTCTTACGAGCTATGAAACCTAAACTAAGTAAAAATACTAGTAATACAGCTATTATTGGAATTCCAGTATCTTTCATTGATGCATGAACATCTGAATTGTTACTTGATTCGTTTTTATTAGTGGTATTGTTAGGTTCTGGTATCGTACTATTTTTCACAAATACTAACACACTATTACTTGAAGGCAAATAAAGCTCATCTCCCAAATAATTTGCAGAAATATTCAACTCTCCCACTTTAGTTGGAGTATACATCAAACTATATCTACCAAAATTATCAGTCACGACAGTATATTGTTTGTTATCAATAGTTATAATTACTGTTGCGTTTTTTATTGGGTTATTGTTTTTATCAGTTAAAATACCAGTGATATTAAACGGTTTGTTTACTGTATTATTTTTTGGTGCATTTACTGTTATACTGGTTTCTATTTTATTAATTAATAAACCATTTTTTGTATTGATTGTGGTATATACACCATCATAGTTTCCAGTTACAGGAAGTTTTCCAGATTGATTAACTGTATAAGTTACATTTGCTTTTCCTTCAATAGCACTTACAATTGCAATTAAATTTCCATTAACATAAAATGATATATTTCCGCCAGTAACTAGATTTCCCATATCATCAGTTAAATTAGCATATAACAAAATAGTATCTCCAGTTTGAACAATAATTGTAGAGTTATCAATGAATGTTAAATTTAAAACACTCATGTTACCATTATTATAAATTTCATTACCTAATATTGTTGCAGTATTACCATCCATAGGATTGCCACTTACCAACATACTACCATTATTATAAATACCTCCACCATAGCCTGCCTGATTATCATTAAAACTAGAATTAGACACAGATACATTAGAACAATTATTGAATATTGCACCACCATTATTTGTTGCTTTGTTGTTTATGAATATAGAACCAACTACAATTGTATTATTACCTCTAAGTATATTATAGATTGCACCACCACTACCAGTTGCAGTGTTATTTATGAAACTAGAATTAATCACACTGAGATTAAGAGCATTATTAAATATTGCACCTCCATGAGAAGTCGCATTGTTACCTGTAAAACTAGAATTAATTATATTCATATAAAAACCATCATTGTAAATTGCACCACCAAGAGAATTTGCAGTATTATTTGTAAAACTAGAATTAATCACAGTATCATTAACACCATCACTGATGATTGCACCACCATAAAAAGCTGCATTGTTACCTGTAAAACTAGAATTAGCTATAATCATATTATCACCATTATTTGCAATAGCACCACCAAGAATAGTTCCATTGTTATGTGTAAAAGTAGAATTAATAACACTCATATTATCGCCATCATTGTCAATTGCACCACCATCCCCAGTGTTATTTGTGAAACTAGAATTAATCACAGTAAAATTAACACCATCATTGAGGATTCCACCCCCAATAAAATTTCCATAGTTATCTTGAAAACTAGAATTAGCTACAAACATATTATCGCCAGTATTTGCAATAGCACCACCAAAACCTCCAGTGTTATTTGTGAAACTAGAATTAGTCACAGACATATTAGCACCACCATCACTGTAGATTGCACCACCATAAGA contains:
- a CDS encoding TRAM domain-containing protein; this encodes MFERNNRNNSYNSAPVNVGEEYDVKIEDTGKSGDGIAKVEGYILFVPGAKKGQEVKIKVTATKRNLGFAELVE
- a CDS encoding Ig-like domain repeat protein, translating into MRRFTIFTIMALLFVLSLSIVSAANNTINPTTSGGIDQGIVDTGDGDTLFLENGTYNKSTDRGITINKNITIQGSDSPENTIIDAQNLNNIFTTANGLKITFINITFTNGFKFTGGAIYNNQSQLTFINCIFTNNTATSSGGAIYNNGGANMSVTNSSFTNNDANSYGGAIYSDGGANMSVTNSSFTNNTGGFGGAIANTGDNMFVANSSFQDNYGNFIGGGILNDGVNFTVINSSFTNNTGDGGAIDNDGDNMSVINSTFTHNNGTILGGAIANNGDNMIIANSSFTGNNAAFYGGAIISDGVNDTVINSSFTNNTANSLGGAIYNDGFYMNIINSSFTGNNATSHGGAIFNNALNLSVINSSFINNTATGSGGAIYNILRGNNTIVVGSIFINNKATNNGGAIFNNCSNVSVSNSSFNDNQAGYGGGIYNNGSMLVSGNPMDGNTATILGNEIYNNGNMSVLNLTFIDNSTIIVQTGDTILLYANLTDDMGNLVTGGNISFYVNGNLIAIVSAIEGKANVTYTVNQSGKLPVTGNYDGVYTTINTKNGLLINKIETSITVNAPKNNTVNKPFNITGILTDKNNNPIKNATVIITIDNKQYTVVTDNFGRYSLMYTPTKVGELNISANYLGDELYLPSSNSVLVFVKNSTIPEPNNTTNKNESSNNSDVHASMKDTGIPIIAVLLVFLLSLGFIARKK